The Filimonas lacunae genomic sequence GAGTTGCAATAGCAATGGCTTCCTTATGCCGGTGCCAGGGTAATAATAAAGCAAACACCCCCTCTGGCTGTAACAGCCTGTCTACATTCTTAAACAATTCATCCAGCGATAAAGCTTCGCTGTGTAAAGCAAGGTTTCTTTTGTTGCTGGCGCTTTTTAAATCGTTTTCAAAGAAAGGAGGATTGCTGATGATGACATCGTATTGTAGGGAAGAAGTAAACTGCTGTATAGCGGTTTGATGTACTGAAAGCCTGTTAGCCCACGGGCTGCCGGCAAAGTTGGCTGTTGCCTGTTCTGCTGCGGCTATATCTATCTCTACGGTGTGGATAGTAGCATTGGTTTCCTGTGCTACCATCAGCGACAATAAGCCGGTGCCACCGCCAATATCCAGCACCTGTTGCGCTGGTTGTGGGCGTTGGCCTAATCCGGCTACTACCCACGCGCCAAACAAGCAGGCGTCTGTGCACACTTTCATGGCACAGGCATCCTGGTATACTGTGAATTGTTTAAATTGAAAATAGTTGTTAGGCATATCCTATTGTGTAATGCCCTCCAGTGCTAATAAAAACGCATAGTTCAAGGCTACATCTTTCAGGTAGTCAAAACGTCCGCTGGCGCCGCCGTGACCAAAGTCCATGTTGGTGTGTAACAGCAACAGGTTGTTATTGGTTTTGGTGGCTCGTAAACGGGCTACCCATTTGGCAGGTTCAAAATACTGAACCTGGCTGTCGTGCAGGCCGGTAGTCACCAGCAGGTTAGGGTAGGCCTTGGCTTCTATGTTCTCGTAAGGCGAATAGCTTTTCATATAGTCATACGCCTCTTTGTTTTTAGGATTACCCCATTCGTCAA encodes the following:
- a CDS encoding tRNA1(Val) (adenine(37)-N6)-methyltransferase; this translates as MPNNYFQFKQFTVYQDACAMKVCTDACLFGAWVVAGLGQRPQPAQQVLDIGGGTGLLSLMVAQETNATIHTVEIDIAAAEQATANFAGSPWANRLSVHQTAIQQFTSSLQYDVIISNPPFFENDLKSASNKRNLALHSEALSLDELFKNVDRLLQPEGVFALLLPWHRHKEAIAIATQSGLHMTAMASIQQTPAHNNFRVMLLFERITQHSFTQEQLVIRDADNLYTQEFSRLLKNFYLHL